The DNA region GCTGATCTTCATTGATCCGCCGACGTTCTCCAACTCCAAGCGCATGGAAGGCATTTTCGACGTGCAGCGTGATCAGGTCGAGCTGATCGACCTGGCAATGGCGCGCCTGGCGCCGGGCGGCGTGCTGTATTTCTCCAACAACTTCCGCAAGTTCGTGCTCGATGAAAATCTGAGCCAGCGCTACGCGGTCGAAGACATCACCGCCCAGACCATCGACCCGGACTTCGCCCGCAACGGCAAGATCCACCGCGCCTGGAAAATAATGGCGCGGGCTTGAGCCTGTAAAGCCTGGGGCGGTGAGCTGACGTGCAGCAACTTTGTACAGGTTTGTTCATCGCCCACTAGGCAAACTACTGGCGAGTAGCTATAAAAGATCAATAGCCAGCTTGACGCTCCAGTTCGTTGGCGTCATGAGTTTCTGTCTATGACCGCTAAACGTTTCAGGCTCAGAATTCTGAGTTTTATCAATGGTCAGCGCGCTGCATGGCTGATAGCGGTTCTGGCTTTTCTGATCGGCGTGGCGCTGACTGTTATGTTGGCGCTGGCGGACAACGAGCTGTATCAGCGTCAGGTACGCCAGCGTTTCGACATGCTCGCAGCGGAGCGCTTCAGCCGTCTACAAGAGCGTCTGGACCGGCAGGTCACCCGGCTGGATACGCTGAGCCGCTTCTTTATCTATTCAAGGCAGGTTGATCAGTCGGAATTCGACGGCTTCGTCGCACCGTTGCTTTTGGGAACCCAGGCGTATGCCTGGACCCCTCGGGTCACCAGTGCCGAGCGGGCAGCTTTTGAGGAGCAGGCGCGCAAGGACGGCATAACGGACTACGCCATACGCGAGATGGACGAAAAAGGCGCGTTGAAAACGGCCGGTGCGCGCACTGAGTATTTTCCGGTGCGCTTCCTGCAAACCGTCAGCAAAACGCCGTCGCCACTCGGGTTTGATATTTCCTCTGAGCAGGTGCGCCGTTCCGCTCTGGAACGCGCGCGCCTGCTCAAGCGTATTGTCGCCACGCCTCGTATTCGCCTGCTGGACCCGCCCGACGCCTACGGTATCTTGCTGGTGGCGCCGGTGTTCTCGGCCACCCGGACGCCTGCTGAGCTGAACGGGTATGTGACGGCCGTTATCAGCCTGGCGCAATTGATGACTGTGGGGACCGCTGAGCAGGACAGCCTCGCGGTGACCATGCAGGACCTCAGCTCGCCAGCAAAGCCCGAGCCGATTTACGAGTCGCCGGTTGCCGCCATCCGCAATCGGCTGTACGCCAGCAGCTTGCTGAGCCTGGGCGACAGGGATTACCTGATTGAAGTCCGCCCGACGCAGATTTTCAATCTCAGCAATCAGATCATGATGCCGGGCCGGGTGATGTGGCTTGGCGGTCTGCTGAGCCTGATGCTCAGCGCGTTGCTCTACACCCTGATCAGTCAGCGTCAGCGAGCCTTGCAGCGTGTTGCGCAACGCACCCGTGAGCTGCGCCAGCGTGAATTGCAGTTGCGTGCCGCGCACGGGCAGTTGCGCAACGTGCTCGACGCCGCGACCGAGGTGGCGATCATCGCTACTGATCTGGACGGGGTGATCAACATGTTCAACGTCGGCGCGCAGAAGATGCTGGGTTATCCTCAGGAAGAAATACTGGGCAAGTTCCGTCTCATGGACCTCTATCAGTCCGCTGAGCTGGAGGCCCGCGCGAGCAGCCTGAGCCGGCAGCGCGGGAAGCCGATCAGCGCGTCCCAGCTGATGTTTCTCGACGCTGTACAGGACGGCACTCATCCGTCGCAGGAATGGACGCTGCAGCGCAGTGACGGCAGTACTCTGGTCGTGGATATGCTGGTCACTGCAGTGCGTGACGATCAGGGGCTGTGGACCGGCTATCTTGCCGTGTGCATCGACGTCACCGAACACAAGCGCGTCAACCAGGCCCTGGCCGAACAGGGGCAATTGCTTAAAAAACTCGGCTCGCAGGTGCCCGGCGGTATCTATCAGTACCACCTGTCTGCCGATGGCAGCGCCCGTTTCAGGTATGCCAGTGCGGGTATGTGCGAGCTGTTCGAATTGGATGAGGCACAGTTGTTTGGCGACGCCGAGGCCTTGATGCGGCGCATTCACCCCGCCGATCTGACACGGATCAAAACCTCGATTCTTTCCAGTGCGAAGCACCTGACAGCCTGGAGCCAGGAATACCGGGTCGAGTTGCCGCGCAAGGGGCTGCGCTGGCTTAGCGCTGCCTCTACGCCGGAGCGGCTGGCCGATGGCAGCGTGCTGTGGCACGGATTTGTATCTGATATCACCGACCTCAAGCGCGTCGAGCAGGAGTTGCGAGCGCTTTCGGTCACCGACGTACTGACCGGTGCCTACAACCGGCGCTTTTTTCAGGACCGCATGCAGGCCGAGCTGAAAAGGATCGACCGGCACGGTGGTGACCTTTCGATCATCATGCTCGACGTCGATCACTTCAAACGCATCAATGACCGCTTCGGGCACGCCGCAGGCGATCAGGTGCTCAGGTCCATTTCGGAAAAGATCAGCCAGCGACTACGCAGTGACGACGTGTTCTGCCGTCTGGGTGGCGAAGAGTTCATGGTGGTGTGCCCGGGCACGCGTGGCACACAGGCCTATCAACTGGCGTTGAGTTTGCGCGAGGCGTTGCGCAGTCAGGTTATCGAAGGAGTCGATCATGTGGTGACGGCCAGCTTCGGGGTTGCGAGCAGGCGGGCAGGTGAAGGCATCGATGCCATGTTGCTGCGCGCCGACTCGGGCGTCTACGCAGCGAAGCAGGGCGGTCGGGATCGGGTTGAGCCGGAGCAGCCTTGACGCGACGCGCTTGTCTGGGACGCGACGCGCCTGTCTGGCGGAATGATCTGAGTCGCGTTTGCAACTGATGTGTTTGAAACAGGCTGATGTGAAACCAAGATGCCCGCTGCAACGCGGGCCTCTTCGGTGGCTACGATGTTACTGCTGCTGGATCGACACCGTGGTGCTGGCCAGTTTGGGCTGGCGGTACAGATCGATCAGTACTTCGTCCAGAATTGACGATGCGCCGAAAGGGCGTGGATCGTTGAGAATGGCCACTACCGCCCAGGTGTTGCCGTTGTTGTCGCGGCTGAATCCGGCGATGGCGCGTACGGTGTTCAACGTGCCTGTCTTGATATGGGCCTCGCCCAGCAGTGGCGTGCGCTTGAGGCGTTTGCGCATCGTCCCGTCGAGCCCGGCCAGAGGCATGGAACTCATGAATTCGGCGGCATACGGGCTACGCCATGCGGCTTGCAGGATAACCGCCATCTCACGGGCGCTGACGCGTTCTGCGCGGGACAGCCCGGAACCGTTTTCCATGACCAGATGTGGCGCAGTGATACCTTTTTTCGCCAGCCACTGACGGATTACCCGTTGCGCCGCTTTGCCGTCGTCGCCGTCGGCTTCGTTGCGAAACTCTTCGCCCAGGCTGAGGAACAGCTGCTGGGCCATGGTGTTGTTACTGAATTTGTTGATGTCACGGATGACTTCCACCAGGTCTGGCGAAAATGCCTTGGCAAGCAGCTTGGCGTTGCCGGGCAGTACGCCGACGCGGTCCTTGCCCTGAATGGTGCCGCCCAGCTCCTGCCAGATGGCGCGTACCGCGCCCGCAGTGTAGGTCGGGTGATCGAGCAGCGACAGATAGGTCTGCGAGTTGCAGCCGTTACCCAGTTGGCCGGTCACCGTCACGTTGACGCTGCCGTCCGGTTGCGTCACCGGGTTGTAGCGCACGTCGCCGGTACATTGCTTTGAGGCACTGGCCTTGACCTGATTGTCGATACGGACCGTGGCGATCGGCGGCTCCACCGACACCAGAATCCGGCCGTCATCGTTGCGGGTCACGAAGCGCAGGGCCTTGAGGTTGACCATCAGCGAGTCGGGCTTGACCAGAAACGGCTTGTTGTCGTCGTTGCCGTCATCGTTGAACACCGGCAGCTGTGGTTGCACGAAGTGGCTGCGATCCAGTACCAGATCGCCGGTCACCTGTTGTACACCGTTGGCTCGCAGATCTCGCATCAACAGCCAGAGTTTTTCCATGTTCAGCTTGGGATCACCGCCGCCCTTGAGGTACAGGTTGCCGCGCAGTACGCCGTTGCTCAGGGTGCCATCGGTGAAGAATTCGGTTTTCCACTGGTGGGTCGGGCCGAGCATTTCCAGCGCGGCGTAGGTGGTGATCAGCTTCATGGTGGAAGCCGGATTCACCGACACATCGGCATTGAAAACGGTTGGTGTACCAGGGCCGTTGAGTGGCAGCATGACCAGCGAGAGCGCATTATCGCCGAGTTTGCTGGCTTTCAGAGCCTGTTGAACCTTGGGTGGCAGGGTGGTGTTGATGACGGCGGCGTGGGCGGGGAGAGCCAGAGGCAAAAGCATCGACGCGAGCAGCAATGGACGTAACGACTTGATCATTGAATAAAACCCTACTGCAAAGAGGGAAATAAAAAGAGGGCATGGATGGATTCCCTCGGTAACTATTCGATATCGATGTTCGATGACTATAGTAGTGAACGCGCAGAGATATTTCGTAATAAATGAGATTGCGCGGCGAACGAGCGGCATTATGCCCCAAGCTGGGCTGGCTTGTGATGGGGACGAGTGCTCAAGTGAGTATTTTTTTGCGCTCATTGCCCAAGCGCCTGTCAGACCACCGGATATCCGTTACAAGCAGCAATTGTCGGGCTTTTACGTCGCCAAGCTGGTAAAGTGCCGGCCGATATTTATTGATGAGGATTGTCCCATGGCCACTAACCGCTCCCGCCGTCTGCGCAAAAAACTGTGTGTGGACGAGTTCCAGGAATTGGGTTTCGAACTGAACCTGGACTTCAAGCAAGAGCTGGATGACAAGGCAATCGACGCTTTCCTCGACGCTTTCCTGAAAGAAGCAATGGAAGCCAACGGTCTTGGCTATGTGGGCGGCGACGACTTCGGTCTGGTTTGCCTGAGCAAGCGTGGCTCGGTCAGCGAAGAGCAGCGTGCTGCTGTTGAAGCCTGGCTGAAAGGCCGCAGCGAACTGACAGAAGTCACTGTCAGCCCGCTGATCGACGTCTGGTACCCGGAAAAAGAAATCAACCCGGCCGCCTGATGCAAGTGGAAGCAGGCTCAAGCCTGCTTCCACTGCCGCTGTGCCTGTCCGCTCCCCTCGTTACATCGCCTTGTCTTCTCCTTTCTGTCTGCGCTGCATGATCGGGTCAACCGCATCAGCCCTGATCGCTGTTTTTAGCCTGTTGCGCCTCAAGCGCCCTCTCAAGTTCGTCCATTGCCAGGTCCATTGCCTCGTGGCACGCCTTCAGCTGTGCCTCTGACCCATCCGGTTCGCACGCCTGTTCAAGGTCATCACAGGCCTGGACGACTCTGTCGGCACTGATGATCCGTGCGGCCCCTTTGATTCGGTGGGCGATTTCACTGACTTTCCTGCGATTATCATCGCGCACCAGTTCGGCGAGCATCAACTGGTCGTCCTTGTTGCTGGACAGCAACTGGGCAATCAGCCGCTCGACCATTTCCGGACGATCACCGGTCAGGCTGCTGATGCTTTGCAGGTTGAACGGCCGCACCTTGCGCGGCAGCGGCGTCAAGCAGGAGAGCTGTTCGTTCAGGGTCTTCAGGCTGATGGGTTTGAACAGGCAATCGTCCATGCCAGCGTCCAGGCAGCGCTGGGTTTCCTCGTGCTGCGCATTGGCAGTGAAGCCAAGTACTCTGCAGCGTGGCAGGCTGTCGGCAAGTTCGCGGGCGCGAATCGAGCGCGCCAGGTCGTAGCCATTCATGATCGGCATGTTGCAATCGGCGACCACCAGATCAAAATCTCCGGCCATCCAGCGTTGCAGCCCTTGTGCGCCATTTTCGGCCATTTCGCAATGATGACCGAGGAAACCCAGTTGCTGGCACAGCAGCAGCCGATTGGCAGGATGGTCATCCACCACGAGTATGTTCAGAACCTGCTGGGCTTGCGCCTCGGCAGTCACAACAGCAGGCAGGCTGGCCAGTGGTTCCAGTGTGGTCAATATCAGCTGCATATTGATCCGCGTACCGATGCCTGGCTCGCTGTCAAGCGACAGGCTGCCACCCATCATCGTGCACAGGCTGCGGCAGATCACCAGCCCCAGCCCGGCGCCGGTTCTGGCCATCTGCCCGGTGTTGTCAGCCTGGGCGAAGGGTTCGAACAGGCGTTGCTGATCTTCGACACTGATACCGATGCCACTGTCCTGCACCGTGATGTGCACCTGCAGTTGTTGAGGATCCGGGGTGTCGGGGGCTTGCAGGCTGATCTTTACCTGACCGTAGCGGGTGAATTTGATCGCATTGCT from Pseudomonas syringae includes:
- a CDS encoding sensor domain-containing diguanylate cyclase; amino-acid sequence: MTAKRFRLRILSFINGQRAAWLIAVLAFLIGVALTVMLALADNELYQRQVRQRFDMLAAERFSRLQERLDRQVTRLDTLSRFFIYSRQVDQSEFDGFVAPLLLGTQAYAWTPRVTSAERAAFEEQARKDGITDYAIREMDEKGALKTAGARTEYFPVRFLQTVSKTPSPLGFDISSEQVRRSALERARLLKRIVATPRIRLLDPPDAYGILLVAPVFSATRTPAELNGYVTAVISLAQLMTVGTAEQDSLAVTMQDLSSPAKPEPIYESPVAAIRNRLYASSLLSLGDRDYLIEVRPTQIFNLSNQIMMPGRVMWLGGLLSLMLSALLYTLISQRQRALQRVAQRTRELRQRELQLRAAHGQLRNVLDAATEVAIIATDLDGVINMFNVGAQKMLGYPQEEILGKFRLMDLYQSAELEARASSLSRQRGKPISASQLMFLDAVQDGTHPSQEWTLQRSDGSTLVVDMLVTAVRDDQGLWTGYLAVCIDVTEHKRVNQALAEQGQLLKKLGSQVPGGIYQYHLSADGSARFRYASAGMCELFELDEAQLFGDAEALMRRIHPADLTRIKTSILSSAKHLTAWSQEYRVELPRKGLRWLSAASTPERLADGSVLWHGFVSDITDLKRVEQELRALSVTDVLTGAYNRRFFQDRMQAELKRIDRHGGDLSIIMLDVDHFKRINDRFGHAAGDQVLRSISEKISQRLRSDDVFCRLGGEEFMVVCPGTRGTQAYQLALSLREALRSQVIEGVDHVVTASFGVASRRAGEGIDAMLLRADSGVYAAKQGGRDRVEPEQP
- the dacB gene encoding D-alanyl-D-alanine carboxypeptidase/D-alanyl-D-alanine endopeptidase; this translates as MIKSLRPLLLASMLLPLALPAHAAVINTTLPPKVQQALKASKLGDNALSLVMLPLNGPGTPTVFNADVSVNPASTMKLITTYAALEMLGPTHQWKTEFFTDGTLSNGVLRGNLYLKGGGDPKLNMEKLWLLMRDLRANGVQQVTGDLVLDRSHFVQPQLPVFNDDGNDDNKPFLVKPDSLMVNLKALRFVTRNDDGRILVSVEPPIATVRIDNQVKASASKQCTGDVRYNPVTQPDGSVNVTVTGQLGNGCNSQTYLSLLDHPTYTAGAVRAIWQELGGTIQGKDRVGVLPGNAKLLAKAFSPDLVEVIRDINKFSNNTMAQQLFLSLGEEFRNEADGDDGKAAQRVIRQWLAKKGITAPHLVMENGSGLSRAERVSAREMAVILQAAWRSPYAAEFMSSMPLAGLDGTMRKRLKRTPLLGEAHIKTGTLNTVRAIAGFSRDNNGNTWAVVAILNDPRPFGASSILDEVLIDLYRQPKLASTTVSIQQQ
- a CDS encoding YggL family protein, which translates into the protein MATNRSRRLRKKLCVDEFQELGFELNLDFKQELDDKAIDAFLDAFLKEAMEANGLGYVGGDDFGLVCLSKRGSVSEEQRAAVEAWLKGRSELTEVTVSPLIDVWYPEKEINPAA